The window GATTagttaataaatttttcacatcACATATGCACACagatacacaaacacaattgtTCGAATGATGATCTGAAAAACACAAGCACAATAGACACCTGTATATGAACACttttatgaaaaaacatCTATGAAAGAATCCAAAAAGGAAgcaaattcaataaaaaaaattgataattgtcaaatataaagtttttttttgattttgattttgaaaaccATACGCGCCAatcaacacaaacacatattCACAAGGGCACAATGTCTGCAATatattaataaatgatgCGCAAGATGTGTTATGttaaaaatggaaacaatgAGTTATAActacgacgacaacgacaacaacaacaaaaatctgaGATGACGATGAAAGAGGATTGACATTCAGTTCTTTCGTCGTAGTAGCCAATCATGtacgcacacacaaaatgTATTGTCTATTCTAAGCTcgacaccaccaccaaagaCCGAAAACTTATAtgatcggaaaaaaaataaaaccagaTTGGATCCTTAGAAGCAAGCAAGGATCCCCTTTTACAACAACCTGATGTAGTCGTCatcatgattgttgttgttgttgtttggcaGCCAATTGTCCTCGGGTTGTCGATTGTTGATTGCACAATCACAATTCTTATTGCATACGATCTGTCTCTTTGAaaaatccacacacacacaatgcaACCAAATCGTTGTAAtacgaatgtttttttttcaatttatgatCGATCATACTATAGCACATCGATATCATAATGTAAAACCGAATTTTGTATTGGaaagttaaaaaaaattatgataagGTATGGTGAGATCGATCATATAAAATCCTTGAAGATTAAAGGCAATACCGTTATATGACAAAAACCCATCCaacgttatcatcattatcaacacacaaacacacacacacacactgttcttatcatcattatgatgaatgataataatgaatgatgatgatttaaggTCATCATGAAGATCATATTCAAGTGAAAAGTGTAGGAAAAGTGCGAATAATCACAATTCATCCTTTTGCACCAGtagcaaataaaaatggatattttatcagtcaaattcattgaactTGTATGTTCGAAATTCTCACCATTTTTACCAACCAACCATCAATACTGATACacataatgaacaaatggaaaaagagaAACCAACCTGGCAACAACAAGTAAATGTCATATGTGGTATGTggatgtgtttgtgtgggTGATGATTCAAACATGGTTGCACAATGAAGACGACAATGACCCGAACCCACGGTAAATGAATCACTTTGATAGATTCAGGTATTCAGAGGTAGATAAAGAAATacgaatattattattgaatcaaaagtaaaaaaaacccacacacaaacataaaaaatgTCGACGGGCAAAGTTCATTTATGTTCGGAAGCCACTTTCTCTCATAACCATACAAGCAATGTGTGTGGCTAGATTGTCgcgtgttgttttttattctatagATGACATATATAATACTTTATGGATCACATGGAtccagagagagagagagagagagagagagagagagagagagagagagagagagaccaACCACAGTTATGGCAACTAGAACCATGAGGATGGCAATAGAGGAGAATTTGGCGCCACAAGAACcaaagaaatttttgtttctcaatcaattgaattagtTTCACTGTCATCACTGTGTTGGTATACTCGGAatatatcatcaaacaaaaaaaagagtagCGGTGGTATTGCACCACTTGGATTGCCGCCcgaaaaacaatcatttcaaGGATTCAAtgtacatgtgtgtgtgtgtgtgtgtgtgtgtgtgtacacagacttgtgtgtgtggtgtgtgtgtgtgtgtgtgtgtgtgtgtgtgtgtgtgtgtgtgtgtgtgtgtgtgtgtgtgtgtgtgtgtgtgtgtgtgtgtgtgtgtgtgtgtacacaGACTTGAAAATATATCCAATTTggcacaatcatcattttgatgataatgatgaaagatCATTGCACCACCATTTTACCACACATTATTCGTCATCTAAGAATAAAATGTattcaagaataaaaaaccaagaccaaaatgaacaaaaagagaaaccaatcaacaaacgaaacaggaaaaagaaaattagcgaaacaacaacaatagaaaaaataatcgatcgGATCGATCAAAATGGACCTACAATATCAATTGTGACGACTAATTTTCGTTTCTAAGTGAGGGTGTGATTTTGAAGGGAAACGCGCCACTATTGTATTTGTGTATTGGTCAGACATTCGGAAATTTATTGCATGACAATTAGTCTTCGAgactgtatgtgtgtgtgtgtgtgtgtgtgtgtgtaatgatTCATATGATTTACCATGGGCACGGTAATTCTTCCGATTCGATTTAGCCATAGATTCATAAAATTCttataatagtaataataatagtcaAATTGTTGTTATAGTTTcaaatggtaaaaaattatcattgtctATTGAGCTATTGTtggttttctttcttcttatcgattgatcgatccaCGACATTGTAGAGAGAATATTTAATATATGCGTTCATTTGATACCCAAGGCTAGAACTTAATTTCCtaaaatttattctttgttGATTAAGCAATTATAGTAATAGTAACCAATATTAAGTTGTGAACACATCGTGATGCTGAAactgaattgaaattgaaattacaattatatttgatatttgatattatatgattattgttaataattattattgatatataagaattcaaattgatcgaaAGATTAACTCATTTCTAGGTtatgatcaaataaaattttgattcattcgtaaaaaaaatgtttctgtaaatataatgatgatttattttgcCACAGAAAGAAATGCCAACTGTCtgcttttttcaatgttacTAATAAGCGTATAGATGTATTAGACAAAtaatagaatgatgatgtcattCATATAGCTATTCgttggttttatttttggaaattAGCAACTATTCTACGGTAactatcattattgttaatcATAATTCCAACTATATCGAATGTCAAAGCaatgagaacaaaaaattagcAATTTTCTGTCCATTCTattctgctgctgctgtgtATTCGACATGATTTGATCgtataaaaaataatctttttCTACATACATCCGCTTTGATGCCATCTGTCgacaatgaattgaatggttaacttttttttccgaataataatattccaACAATTATATATCATATAATTCGGTCAAATTATGAGAAATAGAACGACAACTGATATGATGCAACAAATTTGATGCAACCTTGTATTAatcctgatttttttttccaaaaattgaatcaacattcattgaattgatgtATAGAcagatgtgaaaaaaaaggggcAAAAAATGCTACATACATTATTCTCATGGCCCTCATAATTAAGAAatgaacgaaatgaaaatcggatttatgtgtgtgtgtgtgtgtgtgtgtctgtttgtttgtttgcttaaCAAAAGAGACCATAATCTTAATAACAGTTTATTATTGGCcataaattgataatttatttccaataataatcaaatttttttcttctttctcgAATCgcttgccaaaaaaaaaacaaacaaacattcaatgaatgaatgcacGTTCCATCCACTCACGTGTTGTTATTGGCCAAACTGTTTCAAGTTCATTCTTTGTTTTGATATACAAAATGGATATGCAAGgacaattgaacaattttcttttcaattaaaattgaaatataattttatttttcgaatgacggttacgatgatgacaataattgttgttgacacAGAATTGATTCTTaaatccaaacaaacaaacaaacaaaaaaaagcaagaATATCACACTACAGaattgtgataatgatgatttgttgatgacccgttgatgtttttaaaattgaaaaaaaaatttagaattcatttcttttttcattcgatcattttttgttttgtgtgtgtgtgtgtatgtgtcagGAGGGAGTGGTAAATATGTGGGTGTGTGAAATTGGAAATATgtggatttttatttcgtttgatTTTAAACATCAAGCCCTGTTTGAATTGTAATCATTGACGATCTTGATCTTGTCCTTGTCGTTGCTGTTTCAATGGTTGTTGTAATATTTGTGGTTGTGTATCAATTTCGGACATGAGTGAATGATCAGTAGCAGCAGCTTTCATCAAGACCATCTTAATCATTGGTATGCTAATAGACAAGACATAAgtcaaaaatattaaaaagaATACAATACAATTTAAAATAGGTGTGAGAATACCTTCGTAAACATCGattcatgattattttgtCCTCGTTCATTGCACATAGCCACCAAAGCTGTTTGGCCAGATTCGATGATGCTGACCAATTAAgattattgttattcatCACTGATTGTGGTccattcattgtcatcatcaacaacatgtTTTCAGCATCTAAAAATAGGAACAATGATTTAGTTGATCGAGaagaaatttgttttctAGTCTACCTTGATTCATGGCCATCGCATCGGCATCCGTCAAACTAGAAACAAATCGATTAatatcatatgatgatgatggattattatttatggATGACAATGGTGGTAAATCAGATCGTCGTCCATATCGACCGTTCGGTACAAATTTCTGTGATCCATTCGTCTGTACGGCAATTATCAATAGGATGAGTAATTGTATAGCAAAAAACTTGATTGGTATCGATTGTGATTGTTGCCGATTATTGTTttccataatcattttttttgtttcaatgttgTCACGAATACGATTATGAAATCAATATTGTTTGtctgaaacaaaaagaaaagaaaacggaaacagaaaaaaatgattatacaTCTTTGGAATGTAAAATTATTCTTATAAacttttaattgaaaaatagttttaaaataaaataacttTTAAATTTGTAGTTTCTATAGACCCTGATAGAAaagacaataataacaacaaaactaTTGCTGTGATTTGACAGAGTAAATCAAGGTGTGTCcctcttcattatcatcatcgtcaaagttatagttgttgttgtttaaataaaagaatgaaaataaaagacctcgaaaatgacaatcaaactaacgaagaaaaaaaaattcagcacGTGTACACACGTATTAAAAGTTTTAAGAAATTGATAATATaggataatgaaaaaaaaatgaacaaaattcttaAAGAATGAATATACTtagatcaatgatcaatgaaacCAAAACCGAATCATAATACTAGATAAATGATAGAATATGAATCATCTCAATCTCCTTTTATACATGTACAGGAGACGAACGTTCTAGTCGAGATTCGAATTAAATGGATCGGTTGGAGTTTCATCGGCGCAGATTGGCGTCATCagaatctaaaaaaaaaaaaaatatgcatgaaatgaaaaaatcataccACATAAAGATgttatggttgttgttgttgttgttgttgatatttttgttgctaTTGACGATGGCcattataatgattcaaAGTGATTGGTGGTGTTTGTTTGCtaattaaaaatcatttctgATCAAACACTTTGCATTTGCCATGTGGTTTGTAAATTATAACCATAATTTACATAGTCAACACACTCTAGcaatattttgtttctgcCGGATATctatacacaaacaaagtataatggaaatgattttaaatatATTATTACCATGGATTGAGTTTGAATTTCACTAAGCAAATCTTTTGAAGAAATTCTAATCTCTTGATGCTATCCGTCATTTTGGTAATTATAGTATCGAATAAAGTTTCCAAGCTACATTATCGTTAGCCAATATCCGTGATgagaatattttcttttttttttgtctttctcTCTTCACTGTGAATTTATTTACATAACTCttatgtttgatttgtttgaaaatcaaaatcagtTTTCCCAAAAGTTTGGTTGTtggtgacgatgatgatgatgatgatgatgggcccatcattcattaacatttaaattaacccaaaaaaaattagattaaaatccaagaatcatcattaactcAACATCGAAATGGGgtagaaaattcaaaaaaaaaaattacaagatattcaatcatttttggttAATGCCCATCCTGTTTGATCATCTTCGGGACAATTTATTGGGAATTGGGATTGAATGTGGTTATATTTTCTTCGTCTGTTCGCCAATGACGCCCAATGTTTTTCTAAGGCAACACTCAAGAGATTGTAAACCATAGATACGAATCATGTGTATTTTGCTAAAATCCATGGCATAATCAAGgctagtttgttttttcttcttgattAGCATAGATtggttcatttgtttgtttgtttgtttgaatttttactTTGCCAGTTGCATTTTATGAGTAATCACTATGATGTGATTCGATAacggaaaatttttctttttcgaacaaatttttttccgttccGATTTACGTTTAGTATGTTTGCTTTTTTCTTAAGGGACAAATGGCTTCGAGCTTCTTCGATATAATattcgaatttgatgatcatcaaaaaaagcCTCTATTGcgcaaatgaaattcaacggcagaaacataaaaaatggaactttttttttagaaatgataatttactACTCACGAAAACGAATGATTGTAAAATCAacattcataaattttaaaCTTTTCCTTTTTTCGATGCGATGATTGAGTTCAAGTTTTcagcaagcaaaaaaaaaaaaaagaaaaaaattccatttagTCCAATATTCGTCATTCAGCCTTGAAGAATATTCTGGAAATGCTGTGAAATCAAAAgattaaaacaaaatgtaAAGATTGTggtcacaatcatcatacttgtaattgaaaaaaagtttttaattatgaaaattgGATTCACTTTTGCTATAATTGACACAAGCGTGTAAAGatattaatttgattaagaccaatttgaaatgatggtagatttttaatgaaatttgttgattttattacATCTTATATATcatatttggaaaaaattaattagaCAAAGAGAGACACagtgaaatttcaaaaaaaaatgaatagaatttttttttatttgttcagATTATGGctgttattttttattttttttcgaaatttttgaCTTTGTTTTActtgaaacatttttcattttttccttttttccagatgatgatgtctttGGAGATTTTTTCTTACGTTCAGCTTTAACAATATGCTTTCGACCGATACGTACATAACACCACTGTTTAAGATTTTCAAGATGGCCATATTCATCCAGTTTTTCCAGATAACGTTTAATAGTTAAATAATTCGGAACCATTTCATCGCCAAATAATTGTCGACATATTTGTCGTGTTTTGGCAAATGATTTATGTTCATGATagatttcaacaattttttgccGTTGTTCAAGCGTATATTTGCTCATTGTTTCGAATGATGTATGAATAAGCAAATTCGAATTCTCAAGCAATAATGAAACAgtgaatggatgaatcaCGCTATTAAATATTCGAacttattattgaatgacaTTCTTCACAAATAGAATGATCGCTCAAATTTTATAATACTTtcgaaacaaataaaatttttattaagtTAATTACTCTTTGGCgttgattatcaaaaaataGTAAATATTAGCGGAAATTGTGAACTTGGAATCACATTGTCTTGGATCAGATTTGTTTGTAAATGTCAAACTCATCTCTCTAAAGATAATACTGGCAAAAATATGCTAGGCATTATTTACACACAtaggaaaaaatcaataattctaGATAAAAACTGCTctctttttcaaaataaattaaatcagCATTTAGCTAATGTTGCGTT of the Dermatophagoides farinae isolate YC_2012a chromosome 1, ASM2471394v1, whole genome shotgun sequence genome contains:
- the LOC142598180 gene encoding uncharacterized protein LOC142598180; the encoded protein is MSKYTLEQRQKIVEIYHEHKSFAKTRQICRQLFGDEMVPNYLTIKRYLEKLDEYGHLENLKQWCYVRIGRKHIVKAERKKKSPKTSSSGKKEKMKNVSSKTKSKISKKNKK
- the LOC124491501 gene encoding uncharacterized protein LOC124491501, which translates into the protein MIMENNNRQQSQSIPIKFFAIQLLILLIIAVQTNGSQKFVPNGRYGRRSDLPPLSSINNNPSSSYDINRFVSSLTDADAMAMNQDAENMLLMMTMNGPQSVMNNNNLNWSASSNLAKQLWWLCAMNEDKIIMNRCLRSIPMIKMVLMKAAATDHSLMSEIDTQPQILQQPLKQQRQGQDQDRQ